One region of Syngnathus scovelli strain Florida chromosome 15, RoL_Ssco_1.2, whole genome shotgun sequence genomic DNA includes:
- the klhl13 gene encoding kelch-like protein 13 isoform X2 has translation MEHPVHKGDAMPIGLHDSRQHSFVVWTNHSLLAACPPYHLTGSLVEDDDTHMKVALGYGDMGVCAHLQASKTGNTRFFTSNTHSSVVLQGFDQLRIEGLLCDVTLVAGDGDEAFPVHRAMMASSSDYFKAMFTGGMKEQDLMCIKLHGVNRIGLKKIIDFIYTAKLSLNMENLQDTLEAASFLQILPVLDFCKVFLISGVSLDNCVEVGRIANTYNLTEVDKYVNNFILKNFPSLLGTGEFVKLPFERLAFVLSSNSLKHCTELDLFKAACRWLRYEDSRMDYASKLMKNIRFPLMNPQELINHVQTVDFMRTDNTCVNLLLEASNYQMMPYMQPVMQSERTAIRSDSAHLVTLGGVLRQQLVVSKELRLFDEKAHEWKALAPMDAPRYQHGIAVIGNFLYVVGGQSNYDTKGKTAVDTVFRYDPRYNKWMQVACLNEKRTFFHLSALKGHLYAVGGRNAAGELATVECYNPRTNEWTYVAKMNEPHYGHAGTVYGGYMYISGGITHDTFQKELMCFDPDADKWTQKAPMTTVRGLHCMCTVGDRLYVIGGNHFRGTSDYDDVLSCEYYSPALDLWTPIAAMLRGQSDVGVAVFENKIYVVGGYSWNNRCMVEIVQKYDPEKDEWHKVFDLPESLGGIRACTLTVFPPDEMSGSPSRESPLSAP, from the exons ATGGAGCACCCTGTGCACAAAGGGGACGCAATGCCCATTGGACTGCATGACAG CCGCCAACACTCCTTTGTGGTGTGGACAAACCACTCTCTCCTCGCTGCCTGTCCGCCTTACCACCTGACAGG ATCCCTCGTGGAGGACGACGACACTCACATGAAAGTGGCTCTGGGCTACGGTGATATGGGCGTCTGTGCTCACCTTCAGGCATCAAAGACTGGAAACACACGTtttttcacaagcaacacacaCAGCTCAGTGGTTCTTCAG GGATTCGATCAGCTTCGAATAGAGGGACTGCTATGTGATGTCACTCTTGTCGCTGGCGATGGCGACGAAGCCTTCCCTGTTCATCGAGCAATGATGGCCTCTTCCTCAGACTATTTCAAAGCCATGTTCACAG GTGGAATGAAAGAACAGGATTTAATGTGCATCAAGCTCCACGGAGTCAACCGAATAGGCCTGAAGAAGATCATCGACTTCATCTACACAGCCAAGTTGTCCCTCAACATGGAAAATCTGCAAGATACGCTAGAGGCGGCCAGCTTCTTACAAATCCTTCCGGTGTTGGATTTCTGCAAGGTCTTTCTTATATCTGGG GTTTCCCTTGACAACTGTGTGGAGGTGGGCCGCATCGCTAACACGTATAACCTCACAGAGGTGGACAAATATGTCAACAATTTCATCCTGAAAAACTTCCCCTCACTTTTGGGAACCGGCGAGTTTGTCAAGCTGCCTTTTGAGCGCTTGGCGTTTGTGCTGTCCAGCAACAGCTTGAAACACTGCACTGAATTGGACCTCTTCAAGGCGGCTTGCCGCTGGCTGCGCTACGAAGATAGTCGCATGGACTACGCCTCCAAGCTCATGAAGAACATCCGCTTCCCCCTCATGAACCCGCAGGAGCTCATCAATCATGTGCAGACGGTGGACTTCATGCGCACAGACAACACGTGCGTCAACCTTCTCCTAGAAGCTAGCAACTACCAAATGATGCCCTATATGCAGCCCGTCATGCAGTCGGAACGGACAGCCATCCGCTCGGACAGCGCTCACCTGGTCACGCTGGGCGGCGTCCTGCGGCAGCAGCTCGTGGTGAGCAAGGAACTGCGTCTCTTTGACGAGAAGGCGCACGAATGGAAAGCGCTGGCCCCCATGGACGCGCCTCGCTACCAACACGGCATCGCCGTCATTGGCAACTTCCTCTACGTGGTGGGCGGCCAAAGCAACTACGACACCAAAGGCAAGACGGCGGTGGACACCGTGTTCCGCTACGACCCTCGCTACAACAAGTGGATGCAGGTGGCATGCCTTAATGAGAAGCGTACCTTCTTCCACCTCAGTGCACTCAAGGGACACCTCTACGCTGTTGGTGGAAGGAACGCGGCTGGGGAGCTCG CTACTGTGGAGTGCTACAACCCAAGGACAAATGAATGGACGTATGTTGCCAAAATGAATGAGCCGCACTATGGACATGCCGGGACAGTGTACGGCGGCTATATGTATATTTCAG GCGGCATCACGCACGACACCTTTCAGAAGGAGCTGATGTGCTTTGACCCAGATGCAGACAAATGGACTCAGAAGGCACCCATGACCACCGTGCGCGGGCTCCACTGCATGTGCACGGTGGGCGACCGCCTCTACGTAATCGGCGGGAACCACTTCCGGGGTACGAGCGACTACGACGACGTGCTCAGCTGCGAGTACTACTCCCCCGCACTGGACTTATGGACTCCAATCGCCGCCATGTTGCGAGGCCAGAGCGACGTGGGCGTGGCCGTGTTTGAGAATAAGATCTACGTGGTGGGCGGATACTCGTGGAACAATCGCTGCATGGTGGAAATAGTTCAGAAGTACGACCCCGAGAAAGACGAGTGGCACAAAGTGTTTGACTTACCCGAGTCGCTCGGCGGGATTCGAGCCTGCACGCTCACCGTGTTCCCGCCTGACGAGATGTCAGGTTCGCCATCCAGAGAGTCGCCACTTTCAGCCCCTTGA
- the klhl13 gene encoding kelch-like protein 13 isoform X5 produces the protein MEHPVHKGDAMPIGLHDRSLVEDDDTHMKVALGYGDMGVCAHLQASKTGNTRFFTSNTHSSVVLQGFDQLRIEGLLCDVTLVAGDGDEAFPVHRAMMASSSDYFKAMFTGGMKEQDLMCIKLHGVNRIGLKKIIDFIYTAKLSLNMENLQDTLEAASFLQILPVLDFCKVFLISGVSLDNCVEVGRIANTYNLTEVDKYVNNFILKNFPSLLGTGEFVKLPFERLAFVLSSNSLKHCTELDLFKAACRWLRYEDSRMDYASKLMKNIRFPLMNPQELINHVQTVDFMRTDNTCVNLLLEASNYQMMPYMQPVMQSERTAIRSDSAHLVTLGGVLRQQLVVSKELRLFDEKAHEWKALAPMDAPRYQHGIAVIGNFLYVVGGQSNYDTKGKTAVDTVFRYDPRYNKWMQVACLNEKRTFFHLSALKGHLYAVGGRNAAGELATVECYNPRTNEWTYVAKMNEPHYGHAGTVYGGYMYISGGITHDTFQKELMCFDPDADKWTQKAPMTTVRGLHCMCTVGDRLYVIGGNHFRGTSDYDDVLSCEYYSPALDLWTPIAAMLRGQSDVGVAVFENKIYVVGGYSWNNRCMVEIVQKYDPEKDEWHKVFDLPESLGGIRACTLTVFPPDEMSGSPSRESPLSAP, from the exons ATGGAGCACCCTGTGCACAAAGGGGACGCAATGCCCATTGGACTGCATGACAG ATCCCTCGTGGAGGACGACGACACTCACATGAAAGTGGCTCTGGGCTACGGTGATATGGGCGTCTGTGCTCACCTTCAGGCATCAAAGACTGGAAACACACGTtttttcacaagcaacacacaCAGCTCAGTGGTTCTTCAG GGATTCGATCAGCTTCGAATAGAGGGACTGCTATGTGATGTCACTCTTGTCGCTGGCGATGGCGACGAAGCCTTCCCTGTTCATCGAGCAATGATGGCCTCTTCCTCAGACTATTTCAAAGCCATGTTCACAG GTGGAATGAAAGAACAGGATTTAATGTGCATCAAGCTCCACGGAGTCAACCGAATAGGCCTGAAGAAGATCATCGACTTCATCTACACAGCCAAGTTGTCCCTCAACATGGAAAATCTGCAAGATACGCTAGAGGCGGCCAGCTTCTTACAAATCCTTCCGGTGTTGGATTTCTGCAAGGTCTTTCTTATATCTGGG GTTTCCCTTGACAACTGTGTGGAGGTGGGCCGCATCGCTAACACGTATAACCTCACAGAGGTGGACAAATATGTCAACAATTTCATCCTGAAAAACTTCCCCTCACTTTTGGGAACCGGCGAGTTTGTCAAGCTGCCTTTTGAGCGCTTGGCGTTTGTGCTGTCCAGCAACAGCTTGAAACACTGCACTGAATTGGACCTCTTCAAGGCGGCTTGCCGCTGGCTGCGCTACGAAGATAGTCGCATGGACTACGCCTCCAAGCTCATGAAGAACATCCGCTTCCCCCTCATGAACCCGCAGGAGCTCATCAATCATGTGCAGACGGTGGACTTCATGCGCACAGACAACACGTGCGTCAACCTTCTCCTAGAAGCTAGCAACTACCAAATGATGCCCTATATGCAGCCCGTCATGCAGTCGGAACGGACAGCCATCCGCTCGGACAGCGCTCACCTGGTCACGCTGGGCGGCGTCCTGCGGCAGCAGCTCGTGGTGAGCAAGGAACTGCGTCTCTTTGACGAGAAGGCGCACGAATGGAAAGCGCTGGCCCCCATGGACGCGCCTCGCTACCAACACGGCATCGCCGTCATTGGCAACTTCCTCTACGTGGTGGGCGGCCAAAGCAACTACGACACCAAAGGCAAGACGGCGGTGGACACCGTGTTCCGCTACGACCCTCGCTACAACAAGTGGATGCAGGTGGCATGCCTTAATGAGAAGCGTACCTTCTTCCACCTCAGTGCACTCAAGGGACACCTCTACGCTGTTGGTGGAAGGAACGCGGCTGGGGAGCTCG CTACTGTGGAGTGCTACAACCCAAGGACAAATGAATGGACGTATGTTGCCAAAATGAATGAGCCGCACTATGGACATGCCGGGACAGTGTACGGCGGCTATATGTATATTTCAG GCGGCATCACGCACGACACCTTTCAGAAGGAGCTGATGTGCTTTGACCCAGATGCAGACAAATGGACTCAGAAGGCACCCATGACCACCGTGCGCGGGCTCCACTGCATGTGCACGGTGGGCGACCGCCTCTACGTAATCGGCGGGAACCACTTCCGGGGTACGAGCGACTACGACGACGTGCTCAGCTGCGAGTACTACTCCCCCGCACTGGACTTATGGACTCCAATCGCCGCCATGTTGCGAGGCCAGAGCGACGTGGGCGTGGCCGTGTTTGAGAATAAGATCTACGTGGTGGGCGGATACTCGTGGAACAATCGCTGCATGGTGGAAATAGTTCAGAAGTACGACCCCGAGAAAGACGAGTGGCACAAAGTGTTTGACTTACCCGAGTCGCTCGGCGGGATTCGAGCCTGCACGCTCACCGTGTTCCCGCCTGACGAGATGTCAGGTTCGCCATCCAGAGAGTCGCCACTTTCAGCCCCTTGA
- the klhl13 gene encoding kelch-like protein 13 isoform X4 — protein MVWPGLTWPCVLAVRLSYHLEKSFHVESEVLIRSLVEDDDTHMKVALGYGDMGVCAHLQASKTGNTRFFTSNTHSSVVLQGFDQLRIEGLLCDVTLVAGDGDEAFPVHRAMMASSSDYFKAMFTGGMKEQDLMCIKLHGVNRIGLKKIIDFIYTAKLSLNMENLQDTLEAASFLQILPVLDFCKVFLISGVSLDNCVEVGRIANTYNLTEVDKYVNNFILKNFPSLLGTGEFVKLPFERLAFVLSSNSLKHCTELDLFKAACRWLRYEDSRMDYASKLMKNIRFPLMNPQELINHVQTVDFMRTDNTCVNLLLEASNYQMMPYMQPVMQSERTAIRSDSAHLVTLGGVLRQQLVVSKELRLFDEKAHEWKALAPMDAPRYQHGIAVIGNFLYVVGGQSNYDTKGKTAVDTVFRYDPRYNKWMQVACLNEKRTFFHLSALKGHLYAVGGRNAAGELATVECYNPRTNEWTYVAKMNEPHYGHAGTVYGGYMYISGGITHDTFQKELMCFDPDADKWTQKAPMTTVRGLHCMCTVGDRLYVIGGNHFRGTSDYDDVLSCEYYSPALDLWTPIAAMLRGQSDVGVAVFENKIYVVGGYSWNNRCMVEIVQKYDPEKDEWHKVFDLPESLGGIRACTLTVFPPDEMSGSPSRESPLSAP, from the exons ATGGTCTGGCCTGGCCTGACCTGGCCGTGTGTCCTGGCTGTAAGACTGTCATACCATCTGGAGAAAAGCTTTCATGTGGAATCAGAGGTGTTAATCAG ATCCCTCGTGGAGGACGACGACACTCACATGAAAGTGGCTCTGGGCTACGGTGATATGGGCGTCTGTGCTCACCTTCAGGCATCAAAGACTGGAAACACACGTtttttcacaagcaacacacaCAGCTCAGTGGTTCTTCAG GGATTCGATCAGCTTCGAATAGAGGGACTGCTATGTGATGTCACTCTTGTCGCTGGCGATGGCGACGAAGCCTTCCCTGTTCATCGAGCAATGATGGCCTCTTCCTCAGACTATTTCAAAGCCATGTTCACAG GTGGAATGAAAGAACAGGATTTAATGTGCATCAAGCTCCACGGAGTCAACCGAATAGGCCTGAAGAAGATCATCGACTTCATCTACACAGCCAAGTTGTCCCTCAACATGGAAAATCTGCAAGATACGCTAGAGGCGGCCAGCTTCTTACAAATCCTTCCGGTGTTGGATTTCTGCAAGGTCTTTCTTATATCTGGG GTTTCCCTTGACAACTGTGTGGAGGTGGGCCGCATCGCTAACACGTATAACCTCACAGAGGTGGACAAATATGTCAACAATTTCATCCTGAAAAACTTCCCCTCACTTTTGGGAACCGGCGAGTTTGTCAAGCTGCCTTTTGAGCGCTTGGCGTTTGTGCTGTCCAGCAACAGCTTGAAACACTGCACTGAATTGGACCTCTTCAAGGCGGCTTGCCGCTGGCTGCGCTACGAAGATAGTCGCATGGACTACGCCTCCAAGCTCATGAAGAACATCCGCTTCCCCCTCATGAACCCGCAGGAGCTCATCAATCATGTGCAGACGGTGGACTTCATGCGCACAGACAACACGTGCGTCAACCTTCTCCTAGAAGCTAGCAACTACCAAATGATGCCCTATATGCAGCCCGTCATGCAGTCGGAACGGACAGCCATCCGCTCGGACAGCGCTCACCTGGTCACGCTGGGCGGCGTCCTGCGGCAGCAGCTCGTGGTGAGCAAGGAACTGCGTCTCTTTGACGAGAAGGCGCACGAATGGAAAGCGCTGGCCCCCATGGACGCGCCTCGCTACCAACACGGCATCGCCGTCATTGGCAACTTCCTCTACGTGGTGGGCGGCCAAAGCAACTACGACACCAAAGGCAAGACGGCGGTGGACACCGTGTTCCGCTACGACCCTCGCTACAACAAGTGGATGCAGGTGGCATGCCTTAATGAGAAGCGTACCTTCTTCCACCTCAGTGCACTCAAGGGACACCTCTACGCTGTTGGTGGAAGGAACGCGGCTGGGGAGCTCG CTACTGTGGAGTGCTACAACCCAAGGACAAATGAATGGACGTATGTTGCCAAAATGAATGAGCCGCACTATGGACATGCCGGGACAGTGTACGGCGGCTATATGTATATTTCAG GCGGCATCACGCACGACACCTTTCAGAAGGAGCTGATGTGCTTTGACCCAGATGCAGACAAATGGACTCAGAAGGCACCCATGACCACCGTGCGCGGGCTCCACTGCATGTGCACGGTGGGCGACCGCCTCTACGTAATCGGCGGGAACCACTTCCGGGGTACGAGCGACTACGACGACGTGCTCAGCTGCGAGTACTACTCCCCCGCACTGGACTTATGGACTCCAATCGCCGCCATGTTGCGAGGCCAGAGCGACGTGGGCGTGGCCGTGTTTGAGAATAAGATCTACGTGGTGGGCGGATACTCGTGGAACAATCGCTGCATGGTGGAAATAGTTCAGAAGTACGACCCCGAGAAAGACGAGTGGCACAAAGTGTTTGACTTACCCGAGTCGCTCGGCGGGATTCGAGCCTGCACGCTCACCGTGTTCCCGCCTGACGAGATGTCAGGTTCGCCATCCAGAGAGTCGCCACTTTCAGCCCCTTGA
- the klhl13 gene encoding kelch-like protein 13 isoform X1, with translation MPLKWKSGSPVSWKFPVPVLKTSRSSPLSPAYIRQHSFVVWTNHSLLAACPPYHLTGSLVEDDDTHMKVALGYGDMGVCAHLQASKTGNTRFFTSNTHSSVVLQGFDQLRIEGLLCDVTLVAGDGDEAFPVHRAMMASSSDYFKAMFTGGMKEQDLMCIKLHGVNRIGLKKIIDFIYTAKLSLNMENLQDTLEAASFLQILPVLDFCKVFLISGVSLDNCVEVGRIANTYNLTEVDKYVNNFILKNFPSLLGTGEFVKLPFERLAFVLSSNSLKHCTELDLFKAACRWLRYEDSRMDYASKLMKNIRFPLMNPQELINHVQTVDFMRTDNTCVNLLLEASNYQMMPYMQPVMQSERTAIRSDSAHLVTLGGVLRQQLVVSKELRLFDEKAHEWKALAPMDAPRYQHGIAVIGNFLYVVGGQSNYDTKGKTAVDTVFRYDPRYNKWMQVACLNEKRTFFHLSALKGHLYAVGGRNAAGELATVECYNPRTNEWTYVAKMNEPHYGHAGTVYGGYMYISGGITHDTFQKELMCFDPDADKWTQKAPMTTVRGLHCMCTVGDRLYVIGGNHFRGTSDYDDVLSCEYYSPALDLWTPIAAMLRGQSDVGVAVFENKIYVVGGYSWNNRCMVEIVQKYDPEKDEWHKVFDLPESLGGIRACTLTVFPPDEMSGSPSRESPLSAP, from the exons ATGCCGTTGAAATGGAAAAGCGGTTCTCCCGTCAGCTGGAAATTCCCAGTGCCGGTTCTTAAGACGTCCCGGTCCTCACCGCTTTCACCTGCTTACAT CCGCCAACACTCCTTTGTGGTGTGGACAAACCACTCTCTCCTCGCTGCCTGTCCGCCTTACCACCTGACAGG ATCCCTCGTGGAGGACGACGACACTCACATGAAAGTGGCTCTGGGCTACGGTGATATGGGCGTCTGTGCTCACCTTCAGGCATCAAAGACTGGAAACACACGTtttttcacaagcaacacacaCAGCTCAGTGGTTCTTCAG GGATTCGATCAGCTTCGAATAGAGGGACTGCTATGTGATGTCACTCTTGTCGCTGGCGATGGCGACGAAGCCTTCCCTGTTCATCGAGCAATGATGGCCTCTTCCTCAGACTATTTCAAAGCCATGTTCACAG GTGGAATGAAAGAACAGGATTTAATGTGCATCAAGCTCCACGGAGTCAACCGAATAGGCCTGAAGAAGATCATCGACTTCATCTACACAGCCAAGTTGTCCCTCAACATGGAAAATCTGCAAGATACGCTAGAGGCGGCCAGCTTCTTACAAATCCTTCCGGTGTTGGATTTCTGCAAGGTCTTTCTTATATCTGGG GTTTCCCTTGACAACTGTGTGGAGGTGGGCCGCATCGCTAACACGTATAACCTCACAGAGGTGGACAAATATGTCAACAATTTCATCCTGAAAAACTTCCCCTCACTTTTGGGAACCGGCGAGTTTGTCAAGCTGCCTTTTGAGCGCTTGGCGTTTGTGCTGTCCAGCAACAGCTTGAAACACTGCACTGAATTGGACCTCTTCAAGGCGGCTTGCCGCTGGCTGCGCTACGAAGATAGTCGCATGGACTACGCCTCCAAGCTCATGAAGAACATCCGCTTCCCCCTCATGAACCCGCAGGAGCTCATCAATCATGTGCAGACGGTGGACTTCATGCGCACAGACAACACGTGCGTCAACCTTCTCCTAGAAGCTAGCAACTACCAAATGATGCCCTATATGCAGCCCGTCATGCAGTCGGAACGGACAGCCATCCGCTCGGACAGCGCTCACCTGGTCACGCTGGGCGGCGTCCTGCGGCAGCAGCTCGTGGTGAGCAAGGAACTGCGTCTCTTTGACGAGAAGGCGCACGAATGGAAAGCGCTGGCCCCCATGGACGCGCCTCGCTACCAACACGGCATCGCCGTCATTGGCAACTTCCTCTACGTGGTGGGCGGCCAAAGCAACTACGACACCAAAGGCAAGACGGCGGTGGACACCGTGTTCCGCTACGACCCTCGCTACAACAAGTGGATGCAGGTGGCATGCCTTAATGAGAAGCGTACCTTCTTCCACCTCAGTGCACTCAAGGGACACCTCTACGCTGTTGGTGGAAGGAACGCGGCTGGGGAGCTCG CTACTGTGGAGTGCTACAACCCAAGGACAAATGAATGGACGTATGTTGCCAAAATGAATGAGCCGCACTATGGACATGCCGGGACAGTGTACGGCGGCTATATGTATATTTCAG GCGGCATCACGCACGACACCTTTCAGAAGGAGCTGATGTGCTTTGACCCAGATGCAGACAAATGGACTCAGAAGGCACCCATGACCACCGTGCGCGGGCTCCACTGCATGTGCACGGTGGGCGACCGCCTCTACGTAATCGGCGGGAACCACTTCCGGGGTACGAGCGACTACGACGACGTGCTCAGCTGCGAGTACTACTCCCCCGCACTGGACTTATGGACTCCAATCGCCGCCATGTTGCGAGGCCAGAGCGACGTGGGCGTGGCCGTGTTTGAGAATAAGATCTACGTGGTGGGCGGATACTCGTGGAACAATCGCTGCATGGTGGAAATAGTTCAGAAGTACGACCCCGAGAAAGACGAGTGGCACAAAGTGTTTGACTTACCCGAGTCGCTCGGCGGGATTCGAGCCTGCACGCTCACCGTGTTCCCGCCTGACGAGATGTCAGGTTCGCCATCCAGAGAGTCGCCACTTTCAGCCCCTTGA
- the klhl13 gene encoding kelch-like protein 13 isoform X3, whose protein sequence is MPLKWKSGSPVSWKFPVPVLKTSRSSPLSPAYISLVEDDDTHMKVALGYGDMGVCAHLQASKTGNTRFFTSNTHSSVVLQGFDQLRIEGLLCDVTLVAGDGDEAFPVHRAMMASSSDYFKAMFTGGMKEQDLMCIKLHGVNRIGLKKIIDFIYTAKLSLNMENLQDTLEAASFLQILPVLDFCKVFLISGVSLDNCVEVGRIANTYNLTEVDKYVNNFILKNFPSLLGTGEFVKLPFERLAFVLSSNSLKHCTELDLFKAACRWLRYEDSRMDYASKLMKNIRFPLMNPQELINHVQTVDFMRTDNTCVNLLLEASNYQMMPYMQPVMQSERTAIRSDSAHLVTLGGVLRQQLVVSKELRLFDEKAHEWKALAPMDAPRYQHGIAVIGNFLYVVGGQSNYDTKGKTAVDTVFRYDPRYNKWMQVACLNEKRTFFHLSALKGHLYAVGGRNAAGELATVECYNPRTNEWTYVAKMNEPHYGHAGTVYGGYMYISGGITHDTFQKELMCFDPDADKWTQKAPMTTVRGLHCMCTVGDRLYVIGGNHFRGTSDYDDVLSCEYYSPALDLWTPIAAMLRGQSDVGVAVFENKIYVVGGYSWNNRCMVEIVQKYDPEKDEWHKVFDLPESLGGIRACTLTVFPPDEMSGSPSRESPLSAP, encoded by the exons ATGCCGTTGAAATGGAAAAGCGGTTCTCCCGTCAGCTGGAAATTCCCAGTGCCGGTTCTTAAGACGTCCCGGTCCTCACCGCTTTCACCTGCTTACAT ATCCCTCGTGGAGGACGACGACACTCACATGAAAGTGGCTCTGGGCTACGGTGATATGGGCGTCTGTGCTCACCTTCAGGCATCAAAGACTGGAAACACACGTtttttcacaagcaacacacaCAGCTCAGTGGTTCTTCAG GGATTCGATCAGCTTCGAATAGAGGGACTGCTATGTGATGTCACTCTTGTCGCTGGCGATGGCGACGAAGCCTTCCCTGTTCATCGAGCAATGATGGCCTCTTCCTCAGACTATTTCAAAGCCATGTTCACAG GTGGAATGAAAGAACAGGATTTAATGTGCATCAAGCTCCACGGAGTCAACCGAATAGGCCTGAAGAAGATCATCGACTTCATCTACACAGCCAAGTTGTCCCTCAACATGGAAAATCTGCAAGATACGCTAGAGGCGGCCAGCTTCTTACAAATCCTTCCGGTGTTGGATTTCTGCAAGGTCTTTCTTATATCTGGG GTTTCCCTTGACAACTGTGTGGAGGTGGGCCGCATCGCTAACACGTATAACCTCACAGAGGTGGACAAATATGTCAACAATTTCATCCTGAAAAACTTCCCCTCACTTTTGGGAACCGGCGAGTTTGTCAAGCTGCCTTTTGAGCGCTTGGCGTTTGTGCTGTCCAGCAACAGCTTGAAACACTGCACTGAATTGGACCTCTTCAAGGCGGCTTGCCGCTGGCTGCGCTACGAAGATAGTCGCATGGACTACGCCTCCAAGCTCATGAAGAACATCCGCTTCCCCCTCATGAACCCGCAGGAGCTCATCAATCATGTGCAGACGGTGGACTTCATGCGCACAGACAACACGTGCGTCAACCTTCTCCTAGAAGCTAGCAACTACCAAATGATGCCCTATATGCAGCCCGTCATGCAGTCGGAACGGACAGCCATCCGCTCGGACAGCGCTCACCTGGTCACGCTGGGCGGCGTCCTGCGGCAGCAGCTCGTGGTGAGCAAGGAACTGCGTCTCTTTGACGAGAAGGCGCACGAATGGAAAGCGCTGGCCCCCATGGACGCGCCTCGCTACCAACACGGCATCGCCGTCATTGGCAACTTCCTCTACGTGGTGGGCGGCCAAAGCAACTACGACACCAAAGGCAAGACGGCGGTGGACACCGTGTTCCGCTACGACCCTCGCTACAACAAGTGGATGCAGGTGGCATGCCTTAATGAGAAGCGTACCTTCTTCCACCTCAGTGCACTCAAGGGACACCTCTACGCTGTTGGTGGAAGGAACGCGGCTGGGGAGCTCG CTACTGTGGAGTGCTACAACCCAAGGACAAATGAATGGACGTATGTTGCCAAAATGAATGAGCCGCACTATGGACATGCCGGGACAGTGTACGGCGGCTATATGTATATTTCAG GCGGCATCACGCACGACACCTTTCAGAAGGAGCTGATGTGCTTTGACCCAGATGCAGACAAATGGACTCAGAAGGCACCCATGACCACCGTGCGCGGGCTCCACTGCATGTGCACGGTGGGCGACCGCCTCTACGTAATCGGCGGGAACCACTTCCGGGGTACGAGCGACTACGACGACGTGCTCAGCTGCGAGTACTACTCCCCCGCACTGGACTTATGGACTCCAATCGCCGCCATGTTGCGAGGCCAGAGCGACGTGGGCGTGGCCGTGTTTGAGAATAAGATCTACGTGGTGGGCGGATACTCGTGGAACAATCGCTGCATGGTGGAAATAGTTCAGAAGTACGACCCCGAGAAAGACGAGTGGCACAAAGTGTTTGACTTACCCGAGTCGCTCGGCGGGATTCGAGCCTGCACGCTCACCGTGTTCCCGCCTGACGAGATGTCAGGTTCGCCATCCAGAGAGTCGCCACTTTCAGCCCCTTGA